The following DNA comes from Dehalobacter sp..
ACTGATAAAAACGATCAAAACCGGGGACTTAAAATGAAAAAATGGATTTATTTAATATTTACAGCCGTCCTGATGTTTTCGCTGACGGCGGTGCTTATCAAAGTCCAGCCTCCACAGGGCAAGTATATTTTCAGTAAACCCTTCTATGAAAACGATGCTTTTGCAGTTTATGAACAAAAAGGCCAATACCTTATAGTAAATAAAAGCCGGGTAAATGAGCAGCTTTCTGTACCGGCCGGCGGCAGCGCCATTCCGGCGGAGGTAACCCCGATAAAAAACAAACCGGCCGGGGAACTCCCCCTGCATGGTGTAACCATATCATGCGGCGTTAAAATCACAAGCGGCAGGAATGTTTATATAGCGGGCGCTGTGCCGGAACTGACGCTTCTGGCCTCCTACCCGGCGCCTGAAACAGCCGGCGACTGGATCATAGTGGATAAAAACACAAACATACTTTATTTTTATATGGACGGTGAACTCTATAAAAGCTACCGGGTCGCCACCGGCAAGGAACCCCATCTCACTCCTGAAG
Coding sequences within:
- a CDS encoding L,D-transpeptidase, with product MKKWIYLIFTAVLMFSLTAVLIKVQPPQGKYIFSKPFYENDAFAVYEQKGQYLIVNKSRVNEQLSVPAGGSAIPAEVTPIKNKPAGELPLHGVTISCGVKITSGRNVYIAGAVPELTLLASYPAPETAGDWIIVDKNTNILYFYMDGELYKSYRVATGKEPHLTPEGSFTIMNKLGDEDLNEALGIRWMGLGVPFENDNRSKTDHRAPEGLKYGIHGTDKPDSIGSHASGGCIRMSNQDIIELHRLAKVGTRVDIVEDIHGKT